In one window of Miscanthus floridulus cultivar M001 chromosome 12, ASM1932011v1, whole genome shotgun sequence DNA:
- the LOC136498360 gene encoding protein SMAX1-LIKE 3-like produces MRAGGCTVQQSLTAEAAAVVKQAVSLARRRGNAQVTPLHVASAMLAAPAGLLLAACLRSHSHPLQCKALELCFNVALNRLPASAAVASSPLLGGHGHGHHYPPSLSNALVAAFKRTQAHQRRGSVESQQQPVLAVKIELEQLVVSILDDPSVSRVMREAGFSSTQVKANVEQAVCSTTTSTVATAAPSKNPNPSSSATTSPPQEAKANKMPLHQARDEDVAAILDCLASRSKRRVVVIAESVGAAEAMAHAAMDKIKRAEAKHDALRGAQVVSLSVSSFCDMPREETERRLGDLRCLVRGRRQQVVLVVEDLKWAAEFWAGHVQSGRRGYYCSVEHVVTELRALVTRGGEHGGSLCWLLGFGTYQAYMRCRVGQPSLESLWGLQTLTVPAGSLALSLTCAFDDSALGTVNQSMKAGSDTDGNGPASCWPLLGGTQLISRCCADCSAARIDTKAALPRPFVSSSSLPSWLQHCRDHQEPTTHLTDLGKTWSSICSRPSQRMTLHFSAPVSPVSCISSYEHGGDHHQSQQQQQQPRHSSWLLAGLDAAAHHPWRPKRETSGKATSRSHDSGGSNGSVEVECRAKAKFKELNAENLKVLCDALEKEVPWQKEIVPEVASAVLQCRSGIAKRRDKSRSAEAKEETWMFFLGGDADGKERVARELASLVFGSRNSFVSIRPGGASSPPPAAASSGSSERHHHHWSKRPRMAYLERLHEAVSENPHRVIFMDDVDQADWDCQLGIKEAIESGVVRNHAGEEVGVGDAIVILSCESFDADSRSRARSPPSKKVKVEMEAKEERTGEHEHNEDGASSSSPSCIDLNVGMESDHAEERSLGDLCLLTAVDRTLFFRRQQEN; encoded by the exons ATGAGGGCCGGGGGGTGCACGGTGCAGCAGTCGCTGACGGCGGAGGCCGCGGCGGTGGTGAAGCAGGCGGTGAGCCTTGCGCGGCGGCGCGGGAACGCGCAGGTGACGCCGCTGCACGTGGCGAGCGCGATGCTGGCGGCGCCCGCGGGCCTGCTGCTCGCGGCGTGCCTCCGCTCGCACTCCCACCCGCTGCAGTGCAAGGCGCTGGAGCTCTGCTTCAACGTGGCGCTCAACCGCCTCCCCGCGTCGGCCGCGGTCGCCTCGTCGCCGCTGCTcggcggccacggccacggccaccacTACCCGCCGTCCCTGTCCAACGCGCTCGTTGCGGCGTTCAAGCGCACGCAGGCGCACCAGAGGCGCGGCTCCGTGGAGAGCCAGCAGCAGCCGGTGCTCGCCGTGAAGATCGAGCTCGAGCAGCTCGTCGTCTCCATCCTCGACGACCCCAGCGTCAGCCGCGTGATGCGCGAGGCTGGCTTCTCCAGCACCCAGGTCAAGGCCAACGTGGAGCAGGCCGTGTGCAGCACCACCACATCCACCGTGGCCACGGCCGCTCCCAgcaaaaaccctaaccctagcagctCTGCCACCACAAGCCCACCTCAGGAAGCCAAAGCCAACAAGATGCCACTCCATCAAGCGCGCGACGAGGACGTCGCCGCCATCCTGGACTGCTTGGCGTCCCGGAGCAAGAGGAGGGTCGTCGTCATCGCGGAGAGCGTGGGCGCGGCCGAGGCCATGGCGCATGCGGCCATGGACAAGATCAAGAGAGCCGAGGCGAAGCACGACGCGCTGCGAGGCGCGCAGGTCGTCAGCCTCAGCGTGTCGTCGTTCTGCGACATGCCGAGGGAGGAGACCGAGCGGCGGCTCGGCGACCTGCGGTGCCTCGTCAGGGGCAGGAGGCAGCAGGTCGTGCTCGTCGTGGAGGACCTCAAGTGGGCGGCCGAGTTCTGGGCCGGCCACGTCCAGAGCGGGAGGAGAGGGTACTACTGCTCCGTCGAGCACGTCGTCACCGAGCTGCGCGCCCTGGTGACGAGAGGCGGCGAGCACGGCGGTAGCCTCTGCTGGCTCCTCGGGTTCGGGACGTACCAGGCCTACATGAGGTGTCGGGTCGGGCAGCCGTCGCTGGAGAGCCTGTGGGGGCTCCAGACGCTCACCGTGCCCGCCGGCAGCCTCGCGCTGAGCCTCACCTGCGCCTTCGACGACAG TGCTCTAGGCACAGTCAATCAGTCCATGAAAGCGGGCTCTGACACGGATGGGAACGGACCGGCGTCTTGCTGGCCGCTTTTGGGCGGCACCCAGCTGATCTCCAGATGCTGCGCCGATTGCTCTGCCGCGAGGATCGACACGAAAGCGGCGTTGCCTCGCCCCTTCGTCTCGTCGTCCAGCCTCCCTTCCTGGCTTCAGCATTGTCGTGATCATCAG GAGCCTACGACCCATCTAACGGATCTTGGCAAGACATGGAGCTCCATCTGCAGCAGGCCGTCACAGCGGATGACGCTGCATTTCTCTGCGCCGGTGTCTCCGGTGTCCTGCATCTCTTCCTACGAGCACGGCGGCGATCATCATCagtcgcagcagcagcagcagcagcctcggCACTCGTCGTGGCTCCTCGCTGGTCTCGACGCCGCGGCGCACCACCCGTGGAGACCCAAGCGCGAGACCAGCGGGAAGGCCACCAGCAGGTCCCACGACTCCGGCGGCTCCAACGGCTCCGTGGAGGTGGAGTGCCGCGCCAAGGCCAAGTTCAAGGAGCTCAACGCCGAGAACCTCAAGGTGCTCTGCGACGCGCTGGAGAAGGAAGTGCCGTGGCAGAAGGAGATCGTCCCGGAGGTCGCCAGCGCCGTCCTGCAGTGCCGGTCGGGGATCGCCAAGCGGCGCGACAAGTCGAGGTCGGCGGAGGCCAAGGAGGAGACGTGGATGTTCTTCCTCGGAGGCGACGCCGACGGCAAGGAGAGGGTGGCGAGGGAGCTCGCCAGTCTCGTCTTCGGGTCACGCAACAGCTTCGTGTCCATCAGGCCTGGTGGTGCCTCGTCGCCGCCGCCTGCCGCCGCCTCGTCGGGCTCCTCCGAGAGGCACCACCACCACTGGAGTAAGCGGCCACGGATGGCCTACCTAGAACGGTTGCACGAGGCTGTGTCCGAGAACCCACACCGGGTCATATTCATGGATGACGTTGATCAGGCTGACTGGGACTGCCAGCTCGGCATCAAGGAGGCGATCGAGAGCGGGGTCGTGCGGAACCATGCTGGCGAGGAGGTCGGCGTGGGCGATGCCATCGTCATCCTCAGCTGCGAGAGCTTTGACGCCGACAGCAGGTCTAGAGCTCGCTCGCCACCgagcaagaaggtgaaggtagAGATGGAGGCCAAGGAGGAGCGCACAGGTGAACATGAACACAACGAAGATGGTGCTTCGTCGTCGTCCCCATCTTGCATCGATTTGAACGTGGGCATGGAGAGTGATCATGCGGAGGAGCGAAGTCTCGGTGATCTCTGTCTGCTCACGGCCGTCGACAGGACCCTATTCTTCAGAAGACAACAAGAGAATTAG